The sequence CTAAACTAGCGCGCTCCGTATTTAATGTACCAATTGCATTGGTCTCTTTAGTAGATAAAGATCGGCAGTGGTTTAAATCGAGTTGTGGTTTGGATGCCTCAGAAACTCCACGAGATATTTCTTTTTGTGGACATGCTATCTTAGGTAAGGATATTTTTCTGATCCCCAATGCGCTAGAAGATAGTCGCTTTAAAGATAACCCACTGGTCACCGGAAAACCATTCATCCGTTTTTATGCGGGTATTCCATTGCATTTACCAGGTGGTTTGGCGGTTGGTACCCTTTGCATTATTGATACTGCGCCAAGAAATTTCTCAGAAAAAGAGTTGGGTCACCTCCGAGATATTGCACTGGTAGTAGAGCAAGAGCTACAAGCCCACTTTGAAAGCTAAGGCTTTAGGGCTGGAAATCCTTCTAAAATTGCGAACACTCCATTGAAAAATAATCGTTTAGTCATTATCGCTTCGGGTGTTGCTTTGGGCCTATTGGTTGTTGCGATAGCCATTGCCGCTAGTTTTTTCTTGAAGTTCAATGCTGAATCGGAATGGAAGAGGCAGACAGATAATGTTTCTTTCACATTATCTGAGCACGCTGCGCAAACGTTTATTTCTGCGGAAGTTGCACTTAATAGTATCTACAACGCTTTACCGCAAAGCAGCTTTTCCAATGAATCTGCTTTTAAGCAGTATGCCGCTCAAAAGATAGTTCATCAACTGCTTGCTGAAAAGATTGCATCAAATCTCTTGATTGATGTGGCATCTATCGCTCTAGATGATGGGCGTTTAGTTAATTTTTCTAGATCTTATCCGCCACCACCGATCAACTTATCCGAGCGAGATTATTTTAAAGAGCTCAGAGATCACGCGCTAAACACTAATTTTTTTAGTCTGCCAGTTAAAAATAAGGGTACTGGCCAGTGGGTATTTTATATTGCCAAAAGACTGCAAACCCCAGCTGGTGAGTTCTTGGGAACATTACAGGTTGGTGTTTCAGCAGCAAACTTTTCTGAATTTTATAAAAAAGTGATTAGTAGTCTAGGTGAGGGTGCCTCCGTTTCTTTATATCGAAATGATTTTTCTTTAATGACTGCCTATCCCTTTAGGGAAGATTTAATTGGCCAGAAGATTTTGTCTAGTAGCACCAAGAAATTAATGTCAGATCAAAATATTAATCATGCTGTTGCAGAGGTTAGTACGCCAAGAGCTATTCAGGATGGCCTGTCTGAAACCCGTATTGTTGCCCCCAGAAGAGTAACTAATTTCCCATTCATTGTCACACCAGTAGTGGCGGACAATATTTATCTCAATAGTTGGCTAAGGTCGCTTTATGCGATATGGCTTATTGCAATTTTGAATTTGGTCTTGCTATTTATTTTTATCAAAATGATTTTGAATCGTAATGAGCAAATTCACGAGGAGTTGGTGCGAATTAGTAATGCTGAAAGTGCATTAAGGGAGTCTCAGTTAATTATTGAGAAGCAGAATATGGAGCTTGATAACAAGGTGCGTGAGCGCACTTTAGAGCTCGAGACAAATCAAGTCCGTTTGCAAGAAAGCAATCTCTTGCTGGAAAGTGCTAATCGACATAAATCTGAATTTTTAGCCAATATGTCACATGAGCTCAGAACACCACTCAATTCCATTATTGGATTCTCAGAACTTCTCAAAGAAAAGATTTTTGGTGAAATCAATGTCAAGCAGGCTGAATATGTCAAAAATATTTTTAACTCGGGCAAGCATTTACTCGATTTAATTAACGATATCTTAGACCTCTCCAAAATTGAATCCGGGGAAGTTGTGATATTCAGAGAAATTTTTTCTCTGAATAAGGCTATTCAATCTTGCGTTGCTATCGTGTCAGAGCGAGTTAAGAAAAATAAATTAAAGCTTAATGTATTTATCAGTGAGGGTGAAAATCTCATCTTTGCTGATGAGCGAAAAATGAAGCAAATACTTCTGAATCTACTAACGAATGCTGTCAAATTTACACCTGAGGGTGGTGAAATCGTAGTTCAGGCTGAAAGTACTGAGGCAGGCGTCAAGATCCTTGTGAAGGATTCTGGAATCGGCATTGATCCAAAAGATCAAGAGAAAATTTTCGAAGAATTTAAGCAAGTAGAAAATAACTACACCAGAAAATTAGAGGGAACTGGTCTAGGCTTGGCAATTGTTAAGCGTCTAATAGATCTACAAGGTGGCTGGCTTAAACTAGATTCAGCATTAGGTGAGGGTACAAGCTTCACATTCTTTATCCCCAAGGTTGATAAGGGGGGTGCAGAATGACCCATATATTGATTGTCGATGACAGCATTCTTAACTCAGCTCTCGCAAAGGATATTTTGCAATCCTCTGGTTATGAGACTAGTGAAATAGAGTGTGGTGAGGATTTGCAGGGGCAACTTGAAAGGCAAGTCCCAGACCTCGTATTAATGGATATTCAAATGCCCGGTATGAGCGGCTTTGATTGTTTGAGCTTTATGCGTGCCGATGATCGTTACGCTGCTATTCCCGTCATTGCTTTTACAGCTTCTGTTATGCAAGAAGACAAGCAGGCCATTATGGATGCCGGCTTTAATGCCCTCATAGAAAAACCGATTGGCTTTAGAGATTTTCTAAGCACTATTGCATCCACCCTAGAAAATTCTGTTGCATAAGCCATTATTTCGACCTAGTTATGATTTTTTGCCCAAGAATCAAACGTTGCTAATTACTCAGTTAATTCTATAATTTGAGCCTATGACGAATACCAATCACTCCCTAGGCATTCAGGGGCAGCTTGCTCAGTCGGGGAATGATGAATCTTTCTCCGTGATTGGACAGGATGAATTCTTCAAGCTAGCTGGAGTAGTCATTGCCAATACCAACGATATTGTTGTCATAACCGACGTTCCAAATGACCATCTAGAGCCACGCATTGTTTATGTAAACGAGGCCTTCATTCGAGAGACCGGTTATTCACTTAGCGACGTGTTGGGGAAAAATCCTCGAATGCTTCAGGGCCCAAGATCCGACCCAGAAACCAAGAGTAGGATTTTCAAAGCTCTGGGCGAGTGGAAGCATGTACGCGAAGAAATATTAAATTATAAAAAAAATGGTGAAGAGTTTTGGCAGGAGCTGAACATTATTCCCATTGCCAATGAAGCGGGTACTTTTACATATTGGGTTTCAATTCAACGGGATATTACAGAGCGTAAATTAGCTGAAAAAGTGATATTTGAAACGAATAATCGCCTGCAGTTGGCGGCTCGAGCAGGCTCTGTTGGTATTTGGGATTTTGACTTCTTCAATAATCGTTTGGTTTGGGATGACCAAATGTGTAAATTGTATGGCATCACGCGAGACCAATTTAATGGTTCATATGATGGCTGGGCTAGTGCTCTTCATCCTCAAGATCGAGACGCAGCTGAATCAGCTATAACCAAAGCGCTTGAAGGTGCTAGTGAATTTAATACTCAATTCAGAATCCTGTGGCCAGATGGAAGTGTTCGTGTCATTAGAGGTCTAGCGACTGTTGAGAGAGATGAGGACAATAAACCGCTCCGAATGGTCGGTACTAATTGGGATATTACTGAGCTCATCGGCGCTAAGGTAGATGCTGAAGCTGCGCTCAATGTGAAAACACAGTTTTTAATGAACATGTCTCATGAGATTCGTACGCCGATGACAGGCATTATTGGCCTGTCTACCTTGGCCTTGTATGAGCCCTTAAGCCCAGTGGTGCGTGAATATCTGCTGGGAATCGAATCTTCAGCCAAATTATTACTTGAGATTGTCAATGATATCCTCGACTTCTCTAAATTAGAGGCGAATAAGGCGCGTATCAATGCTGCACCATTTTCAATTGAAGATCTCTTTGTCAGGGTGCGTAGTCTATTTTTAGAAAATACTAAAGCGAAGGGTTTGCAATTCAATCTTTTTTGCGACTTAGAACCCAACACACAACTAATCGGTGATTTTTTCTATCTCAGCCTGGTGATTAACAATCTCATTGGTAATGCAATTAAGTTTACAGAACAAGGCTCGATAGACCTTTCAATTCAGAAAATTAAGCTAGAAAACTCAATCTTCACGCTACATTTTTCTGTTAAAGATACGGGAATAGGCATCTCTCCAGAATCTCAAAAACAAATATTAGATCCCTTTTCTCAGGCTGATGGCTCTATATCACGGCGTTTTGGAGGTACTGGATTGGGCTTAACTATCAGCAATCGAATTTTGGAGTTGATGGGCAGTACTTTAAATATTGATAGTACAGAAGGGCGGGGATCAACATTCAGTTTTGATTTAGTAATAGTGAAAGAGCGCCGTAAGTAAAAACTGTCGAAATAAGCCTTGCGACTTATTTGGGCCTGCATAAATAAGTGAAGACTTTAAAATTGAGTACATTAGGTGGAATACTGAGCCAATTCTCTGGCTTGTTAGATGAAAAGATGCGATCGCCCTGCCCATTTTTTTCAGTGTAGGCATATTTCTCTAAAAAACGCGCTTTGTTTTCGGTGCAATCATATTCATAGTAGGCCACCCCAGAATATACGTCTCTATCGCCCTCAAAAATTTGCATTGGTTTTTTAAGGTCAAATAAAACCCATGCTTCGATTGAGTATGGGTTTCGTTTAATAGTGCTGGTATCTACCTTTACAACGGCAGTATCATTGCTTCCAAGCTCGAGCCAATTGGCCATTGCTACAGAGCTAATGCAACACAGGATGATTGCAGTGAATTTTTTCATTGAAGTTCTTTCATTTACAGTCAGTGTTTAATACTCGAAATATTCTATTCTGTATTTTATGATTAATGCAGATTTCTGAATTTGGGGTGTTTTAGAGCTTAAAAGATGGTCAGATTTTTGCATTAGAACTCCATGAAAGCGAGCGCGAGGCTGCATTAGATCAAATACAGTAAAATTGCGGACATCCTTGACCTGTTTTTTCCGTTCTCTTTGCCATGGCACTCTTTAAGAAAAAATCCGTAGCTGCACCAATTCAGGCGCCTAGAGGCC comes from Polynucleobacter paneuropaeus and encodes:
- a CDS encoding response regulator — encoded protein: MTHILIVDDSILNSALAKDILQSSGYETSEIECGEDLQGQLERQVPDLVLMDIQMPGMSGFDCLSFMRADDRYAAIPVIAFTASVMQEDKQAIMDAGFNALIEKPIGFRDFLSTIASTLENSVA
- a CDS encoding surface-adhesin E family protein; this translates as MKKFTAIILCCISSVAMANWLELGSNDTAVVKVDTSTIKRNPYSIEAWVLFDLKKPMQIFEGDRDVYSGVAYYEYDCTENKARFLEKYAYTEKNGQGDRIFSSNKPENWLSIPPNVLNFKVFTYLCRPK
- a CDS encoding sensor histidine kinase produces the protein MKNNRLVIIASGVALGLLVVAIAIAASFFLKFNAESEWKRQTDNVSFTLSEHAAQTFISAEVALNSIYNALPQSSFSNESAFKQYAAQKIVHQLLAEKIASNLLIDVASIALDDGRLVNFSRSYPPPPINLSERDYFKELRDHALNTNFFSLPVKNKGTGQWVFYIAKRLQTPAGEFLGTLQVGVSAANFSEFYKKVISSLGEGASVSLYRNDFSLMTAYPFREDLIGQKILSSSTKKLMSDQNINHAVAEVSTPRAIQDGLSETRIVAPRRVTNFPFIVTPVVADNIYLNSWLRSLYAIWLIAILNLVLLFIFIKMILNRNEQIHEELVRISNAESALRESQLIIEKQNMELDNKVRERTLELETNQVRLQESNLLLESANRHKSEFLANMSHELRTPLNSIIGFSELLKEKIFGEINVKQAEYVKNIFNSGKHLLDLINDILDLSKIESGEVVIFREIFSLNKAIQSCVAIVSERVKKNKLKLNVFISEGENLIFADERKMKQILLNLLTNAVKFTPEGGEIVVQAESTEAGVKILVKDSGIGIDPKDQEKIFEEFKQVENNYTRKLEGTGLGLAIVKRLIDLQGGWLKLDSALGEGTSFTFFIPKVDKGGAE
- a CDS encoding PAS domain-containing protein is translated as MTNTNHSLGIQGQLAQSGNDESFSVIGQDEFFKLAGVVIANTNDIVVITDVPNDHLEPRIVYVNEAFIRETGYSLSDVLGKNPRMLQGPRSDPETKSRIFKALGEWKHVREEILNYKKNGEEFWQELNIIPIANEAGTFTYWVSIQRDITERKLAEKVIFETNNRLQLAARAGSVGIWDFDFFNNRLVWDDQMCKLYGITRDQFNGSYDGWASALHPQDRDAAESAITKALEGASEFNTQFRILWPDGSVRVIRGLATVERDEDNKPLRMVGTNWDITELIGAKVDAEAALNVKTQFLMNMSHEIRTPMTGIIGLSTLALYEPLSPVVREYLLGIESSAKLLLEIVNDILDFSKLEANKARINAAPFSIEDLFVRVRSLFLENTKAKGLQFNLFCDLEPNTQLIGDFFYLSLVINNLIGNAIKFTEQGSIDLSIQKIKLENSIFTLHFSVKDTGIGISPESQKQILDPFSQADGSISRRFGGTGLGLTISNRILELMGSTLNIDSTEGRGSTFSFDLVIVKERRK